A single genomic interval of Metamycoplasma salivarium harbors:
- the cas9 gene encoding type II CRISPR RNA-guided endonuclease Cas9 (Cas9, originally named Csn1, is the large, multifunctional signature protein of type II CRISPR/Cas systems. It is well known even to general audiences because its RNA-guided endonuclease activity has made it a popular tool for custom editing of eukaryotic genomes.) yields the protein MNNWNLIQVFFNKEDYKDNFEQTGKYINLKSLDNQIIPPSVKATIREAISIFNKIKKLYSNEFNITKVVVELAREKNDKEQRDTITKINNINKKRKEDAIKLVNDLEPNLFDKESIEKKAFKVFLYQQQDGRDPYSGQFMNLPELIKNDNYCEIDHILPYSKSANDSISNKVLVLKSSNQIKGNRIPYDYFQNTVLENGWNWQEYKNWAYKVILNGDLTKFSNKNQRIQKYNNLVKEKFDEYDQLDFLSRNLNDTRYATKYFRDLLGNYSKNHNDEFRVICMNGSVTSYFRKKACLIKDRDDYSHHAQDASIIAIIANKSKSIFNLLLHDDRQISYMSKDGTIRLMDKETGEIIEEDLSPEDPRFNKTDLAIQDIAETINEKIANTIGDVMFSRKTVIKTNPSISDQTIYGYRKISEDSDEILQIQKLNLFEVDAKNKKSKENVKLSDFFGENPKLRENLLIYKSHKSEYEKLNNIYMQYKEKNEKAPFTAYMKDLTNIAPEIFTTNLINNYMSNGKVVVFDPTSKKQTFVKHLKYFFPDKKDLNVVLLNKKQNNKSFVENLKSIGVLVYKNKKDKYEIIGINALLYKFNNNVKKNKLLIENNYDNSILQKVKNNKNIPIDNKPISILFSNGTLLKNKLTNQIFIVTSFTPSLSTIEIKPIFMSTTKYLKIIKNKKSATTRMIFTINSLFDKFEIVNLDVIGNLFE from the coding sequence TTGAACAATTGAAATTTAATCCAAGTTTTTTTTAATAAAGAAGATTACAAAGATAATTTTGAGCAAACTGGTAAGTATATTAATTTAAAAAGTTTAGATAATCAAATTATTCCTCCATCAGTTAAAGCTACAATAAGAGAAGCTATTAGCATTTTTAATAAAATTAAAAAATTATATTCAAATGAATTTAATATTACAAAAGTTGTTGTTGAATTGGCACGTGAAAAGAATGATAAAGAACAACGTGATACTATTACTAAAATTAATAATATAAATAAGAAAAGAAAAGAAGATGCTATTAAATTAGTAAATGATTTAGAACCAAATTTATTTGATAAAGAATCAATTGAAAAGAAAGCATTTAAAGTTTTTTTATATCAACAACAAGATGGAAGAGATCCATATTCAGGTCAATTTATGAATTTACCTGAACTAATAAAAAATGATAACTATTGTGAAATTGATCACATTCTACCCTATTCCAAATCTGCAAATGATTCTATTTCAAATAAAGTTTTGGTTTTAAAATCTAGCAATCAAATTAAAGGAAATAGAATTCCATATGATTATTTCCAAAATACTGTTTTAGAAAATGGTTGAAATTGACAAGAATATAAAAATTGAGCTTATAAAGTTATTTTAAATGGTGACTTAACCAAATTTTCAAACAAAAATCAAAGAATACAAAAATACAATAATTTAGTTAAAGAAAAATTTGACGAATATGATCAATTAGATTTTTTAAGTAGAAATTTAAATGATACAAGATATGCTACAAAATATTTTCGTGACTTACTAGGGAATTATTCAAAAAATCATAATGATGAATTTCGTGTTATTTGTATGAATGGTAGTGTAACATCATATTTTAGAAAAAAAGCTTGTTTAATCAAAGACAGAGATGATTATTCTCATCATGCACAAGATGCTTCTATTATTGCGATTATTGCCAATAAATCAAAAAGTATTTTTAATTTGTTATTACATGATGATAGACAAATTAGCTATATGTCTAAAGACGGAACCATAAGACTAATGGATAAAGAAACTGGAGAAATTATTGAAGAAGATTTATCTCCAGAAGATCCTAGATTTAATAAAACTGATTTAGCTATTCAAGATATTGCAGAAACAATTAATGAAAAAATTGCTAATACTATTGGCGATGTTATGTTTTCTAGAAAAACGGTTATAAAAACTAATCCTTCTATTTCAGATCAAACAATTTATGGGTATAGAAAAATTAGTGAAGATAGTGATGAAATATTGCAAATTCAAAAATTAAATTTATTTGAAGTTGATGCAAAAAACAAGAAGTCTAAAGAAAATGTAAAATTGTCTGATTTTTTTGGCGAGAATCCGAAACTTAGAGAAAATTTGTTAATTTATAAGTCTCATAAATCAGAATATGAAAAACTAAATAATATTTATATGCAATATAAGGAAAAAAATGAAAAAGCTCCATTTACTGCATATATGAAGGATTTAACAAATATTGCTCCAGAAATATTCACTACTAACTTAATTAACAACTATATGTCAAATGGTAAGGTAGTTGTGTTTGATCCCACTTCTAAAAAACAAACATTTGTTAAACATTTAAAGTATTTTTTTCCTGACAAAAAAGATTTAAATGTTGTTTTACTAAACAAAAAACAAAATAATAAATCGTTTGTGGAAAATTTAAAATCAATTGGTGTTCTTGTTTACAAAAACAAAAAAGATAAATATGAAATTATTGGAATTAATGCTTTGTTGTATAAATTTAATAATAATGTTAAAAAAAATAAATTATTAATTGAAAATAATTATGACAATTCAATATTACAGAAGGTTAAAAATAATAAAAATATTCCAATAGATAATAAACCAATTAGTATTTTATTTTCTAATGGAACTTTATTAAAAAATAAATTGACTAATCAAATTTTTATAGTAACAAGTTTTACACCATCACTTTCCACTATAGAAATAAAACCGATTTTTATGTCAACCACGAAATATCTAAAAATAATTAAAAATAAAAAAAGTGCAACAACCAGAATGATATTTACTATAAATTCTTTATTTGATAAATTTGAAATAGTTAATTTAGATGTTATTGGTAATCTTTTTGAGTAG
- the cas1 gene encoding type II CRISPR-associated endonuclease Cas1 produces MFKKVLEISNTNYVHLFLGNLVVKQNGEKTILPINSIDTVIIENTNLILSIALVNSLIQNNINVIICDYKHLPNSQIVPFNGYYNMKIFQEQALWNNEFKNSVWTNIIKLKIKNSMLLHKYLNTLTIGDEESFITFYKEVREGDFSNREGHAAKLNFKLLFGSKFNREDEDNEVNKYLNFGYSILLSYVSRSLSAKGYDLRLGVFHKSFNNYYSLACDVMEVFRCVIDYLVYTYFKAQLILNFQEFKENVFRIFYENFKIGNMKMTLIDYIEKFISKCLKNENVEDLYIDWSAK; encoded by the coding sequence ATGTTTAAAAAAGTTTTAGAAATTAGCAATACTAATTATGTACATTTGTTTTTAGGAAATTTAGTAGTCAAACAAAATGGCGAAAAAACAATTTTACCAATAAATTCAATTGATACAGTTATTATAGAAAATACTAATTTAATTTTATCTATTGCTCTAGTAAATAGTTTAATTCAGAATAATATAAATGTCATAATTTGCGATTATAAGCATTTACCTAATTCGCAAATTGTACCATTCAATGGATATTACAATATGAAAATATTTCAAGAACAAGCATTATGAAATAACGAATTTAAAAATAGTGTTTGAACAAATATTATTAAGTTGAAAATAAAAAATAGTATGCTTTTGCACAAATATTTAAATACTTTAACAATTGGAGATGAAGAAAGTTTTATAACTTTTTATAAAGAGGTTAGAGAAGGGGATTTTTCTAACCGTGAAGGGCATGCAGCAAAATTAAACTTTAAATTATTATTCGGTAGCAAATTTAACCGCGAAGATGAAGATAATGAGGTTAACAAATATTTAAACTTTGGTTATTCAATTTTATTAAGTTATGTTTCTAGATCGTTATCTGCCAAAGGTTATGATTTAAGATTGGGTGTATTTCATAAAAGTTTTAATAATTATTATTCTTTAGCGTGTGATGTTATGGAAGTATTTAGATGTGTTATAGATTATTTAGTTTATACATATTTTAAAGCTCAATTAATTTTGAATTTTCAAGAATTTAAAGAAAATGTTTTTAGAATTTTTTATGAAAATTTCAAGATAGGAAATATGAAAATGACATTAATAGATTACATTGAAAAATTCATTAGTAAATGTTTAAAAAATGAAAATGTTGAGGATTTGTACATTGATTGAAGTGCAAAGTAG
- the cas2 gene encoding CRISPR-associated endonuclease Cas2: MRIIIMYDISLTDEEQVRKYNKFRNELYKLGYFRIQYSIYVKCISSHTVYQSEKSKILKIIPKNSNVRIFMITEEQYQNIELLSGDKSQTEKFNDNERYLII; the protein is encoded by the coding sequence ATGAGAATAATTATTATGTACGATATTTCTTTAACTGATGAAGAACAAGTTAGAAAATACAATAAATTTAGAAATGAATTATATAAATTAGGATATTTTAGAATTCAATATTCAATTTATGTGAAATGTATTTCATCACACACAGTTTATCAATCTGAAAAATCAAAAATTTTAAAAATAATTCCAAAAAATTCAAATGTAAGAATTTTTATGATCACTGAAGAACAATATCAAAATATTGAACTTTTATCAGGCGATAAGTCACAAACCGAAAAATTTAACGATAATGAAAGGTATTTAATAATATAA
- a CDS encoding replication-associated recombination protein A, producing the protein MSKNIALKLRPNTLDEFICDENLKFIFQNVINNKDFHSFIFYGPPGTGKTTISYILAKSLNVNFDYFNAAIEKKEELVKKIKSNKILIIDEVHRLNKDKQDILLPYVENGQITIYATTTENPYFKINPALRSRCSIIELKKQNEEELIKLLKYANTKECNSLDIDEEIYKFLALQANGDVRVALNNFELVVTIMNANKKQTNLSLEDIKKIIPAIQFSSDKDGDAHYDYLSAFHKSLRGSDPDAALYYGFLIVKSGDFDGLFRRLICASYEDVGLANPHLQADVIAAINAFERIGMPEGYLPIGYAILAVCLSPKSNSVLYAASRAQADIENGYIGEVPNYLKDAHYKSAKNLGRGLTYKYPHDYKNHWVDQKYLPKTLQNKKYYDDTLTFEGYEAKIKEYWNKIKGN; encoded by the coding sequence ATGAGCAAAAATATAGCATTAAAATTAAGACCTAACACCTTAGATGAGTTTATTTGTGATGAGAATTTAAAGTTTATTTTTCAAAATGTAATTAACAACAAAGATTTTCATTCATTTATTTTCTATGGCCCTCCAGGAACTGGGAAGACCACAATTTCTTATATTCTTGCAAAATCCTTAAATGTTAATTTTGATTATTTTAATGCCGCTATTGAAAAAAAAGAAGAACTTGTTAAAAAGATTAAGAGTAATAAGATTTTGATTATTGATGAAGTCCATAGGCTCAATAAAGATAAACAAGATATTTTATTACCTTATGTTGAAAATGGTCAAATTACTATTTATGCAACAACAACTGAAAATCCTTATTTTAAAATAAATCCTGCATTAAGATCAAGATGTTCAATTATTGAACTTAAAAAGCAAAATGAAGAAGAACTCATTAAGCTTTTAAAATATGCAAATACTAAAGAATGTAACAGCCTTGATATTGATGAAGAAATTTATAAGTTTTTAGCATTACAAGCTAATGGCGATGTCAGAGTAGCATTAAATAATTTTGAGCTTGTTGTAACAATAATGAATGCTAATAAAAAACAAACGAATTTAAGTTTAGAAGATATTAAGAAAATTATTCCCGCAATTCAATTTTCTTCTGATAAAGATGGAGATGCTCATTATGATTATTTATCTGCATTTCATAAATCATTAAGAGGTTCAGATCCAGATGCTGCATTATATTATGGATTTTTAATTGTTAAATCAGGGGATTTTGATGGTTTATTTCGGAGATTAATTTGTGCAAGTTATGAAGATGTAGGACTTGCAAATCCACATCTACAAGCTGATGTAATTGCAGCAATTAATGCATTTGAAAGAATTGGTATGCCAGAAGGGTATTTACCAATAGGTTATGCAATTTTAGCAGTGTGCTTAAGTCCAAAATCTAATTCTGTGCTTTATGCAGCTTCTAGAGCACAAGCTGATATTGAAAATGGATATATTGGAGAAGTTCCTAATTATTTAAAAGATGCACATTATAAAAGTGCTAAAAATTTAGGTAGAGGTTTAACTTATAAATACCCACATGATTATAAAAATCATTGAGTTGATCAAAAGTATTTACCAAAAACATTGCAAAACAAAAAATATTATGATGATACATTAACCTTTGAAGGTTATGAAGCTAAAATTAAAGAGTATTGAAATAAGATAAAAGGTAACTAA
- the pheS gene encoding phenylalanine--tRNA ligase subunit alpha, whose protein sequence is MEFDIKKINNLEDLKKAKNEFTNSIELRKLMEDLKNAEGSNKAIFGKQIQEYKQKANEFFDKARAKIEEIENNKMMSNTHNDYATPHNFYGLMHPIEQISNHFRKWLFANGYFEQLASEIENDEYNFERLNIPQKHPARDMQDSLYINENELLRTHNTGVTARVLEKYKNKAFSSFTIGKVYRNDEEDMTHSHQFTQLDLISVGKHSFGTLMYTLRNMLSYVLEENVRIRLRPSYFPFTEPSVEVDVFYKNKWIEVLGAGIVHNNVLRAAGYTNKMNAIAAGIGIERIAMIKYQIDDIREFYANDLRFLKQFRK, encoded by the coding sequence ATGGAATTTGATATAAAAAAAATAAATAATTTAGAAGATCTTAAAAAAGCAAAAAATGAATTTACTAATTCTATTGAATTAAGAAAGTTAATGGAAGATCTTAAAAATGCAGAAGGTTCTAATAAAGCTATTTTTGGCAAACAAATTCAAGAATATAAACAAAAAGCAAATGAATTTTTTGACAAAGCTAGAGCTAAAATAGAAGAAATTGAAAATAATAAAATGATGTCAAACACACATAATGATTATGCGACACCACATAATTTTTATGGGTTAATGCATCCAATTGAACAAATTTCAAATCATTTTAGGAAATGATTATTTGCAAATGGTTATTTTGAACAATTAGCTTCAGAAATTGAAAATGATGAATATAACTTTGAAAGATTAAATATACCTCAAAAACACCCAGCAAGAGATATGCAAGATTCACTTTATATTAATGAAAATGAACTTTTAAGAACTCATAACACTGGAGTTACTGCTAGAGTTTTAGAAAAATATAAAAATAAGGCATTTTCATCTTTTACAATTGGGAAAGTTTATCGAAACGATGAAGAGGATATGACCCATTCGCACCAATTTACCCAACTTGATTTAATTAGTGTTGGAAAACATAGTTTTGGAACATTGATGTATACATTAAGAAATATGTTGTCATATGTTTTAGAAGAAAACGTAAGAATAAGGCTAAGGCCTTCATATTTTCCATTCACTGAACCTTCTGTTGAAGTTGATGTCTTTTATAAAAATAAATGAATTGAAGTTTTAGGCGCGGGAATTGTTCATAATAATGTTTTAAGAGCGGCAGGTTATACTAACAAAATGAATGCAATTGCAGCTGGTATTGGAATTGAAAGAATTGCAATGATTAAATATCAAATTGATGATATTAGAGAATTCTATGCGAATGATTTAAGGTTTTTAAAACAATTTAGGAAATAA
- a CDS encoding phenylalanine--tRNA ligase subunit beta, translated as MIFSYQRLLKEANLANVSIEQIIDAINSIGFEVESFSKFINTQGVEFGHVLKTYKNPNADRLTVCEIEFANNVHRTIQTTATNVKEDDYLMVFVPGSVTNENLKIQARTMQGIISEGMLVGLSEIGIPYEFAPEKFNDQIFTFGKVDLNLDPMKYFEIDDYLIDVTILSNRADAMCYLIFAKELAAYFNSKINEIKPTDGLLESTINVKKQLVKTNSLSYVEALNKDISLSIQDQFFLWKHKIKTFDNAVDLTNLTLLYAGVPCHVYSDKDLKSNEFSTALVSNKVTILGNKEIQLDNNLVVKNGDDIVSIAQVIGLENYSDIDNAKKLVFELGSFDLKEIRKSAKTLKLETNASQRGSREISGGQIILAYNYLSTKFKLHSQLINKPKIKSQTIFLDDKQINQYAGFNITKTDKFKNTLKQLEILGFKFYNKMHEITFPSYRYDLFGMQDLIEEIFRFYGYNNFSEKKTSADVFLINDNEKYQEIANKFVAKKYTNCRTFTLTNPSKNIFNPFNFEHTIKVLNSKNFEHTEIRNSMIFSLYDVMLHNKKQGIEKTSFYEIGMINNVTNVLSLCSNEKSFDEICTDIISLTNKKLDFKKSNLDIFNPNSAALIYLNEKLVGYVANLNPSYLKTEAIFAEIMLDELSSKNIIYKPYKKDPLKSRDVTFNIKQGESIEHIMQQMSLVKGIYEIKVKDVYKKDDGTGNVTISVILEDWATKKFDSLFNK; from the coding sequence ATGATTTTTTCTTATCAAAGATTATTAAAAGAAGCAAATTTAGCTAATGTTTCAATTGAACAAATAATTGATGCAATTAATTCAATCGGTTTTGAAGTTGAAAGTTTTTCTAAATTTATTAATACTCAAGGCGTTGAATTTGGTCATGTTTTAAAAACTTACAAAAATCCTAATGCTGATAGATTAACTGTTTGTGAAATTGAATTTGCAAACAATGTTCATAGAACTATTCAAACTACTGCAACTAATGTTAAAGAAGATGATTATTTAATGGTATTTGTTCCTGGATCTGTTACTAATGAAAATTTAAAAATTCAAGCTCGTACAATGCAAGGGATTATTTCAGAAGGAATGCTAGTAGGTCTTTCTGAAATCGGTATTCCTTATGAATTTGCACCAGAAAAATTTAATGACCAGATTTTCACTTTTGGCAAAGTTGATTTAAATTTAGACCCAATGAAATATTTTGAAATTGATGATTATTTAATTGATGTAACTATTTTATCTAATCGTGCTGATGCAATGTGTTATTTAATTTTTGCAAAAGAATTAGCTGCTTATTTTAATAGCAAAATTAATGAAATAAAACCAACTGATGGTTTATTAGAATCAACAATTAATGTTAAAAAACAATTAGTTAAAACAAATTCATTAAGTTATGTTGAGGCATTAAATAAAGATATTTCACTTTCTATTCAAGATCAATTTTTCTTATGAAAACACAAGATTAAAACATTTGATAATGCAGTTGATTTAACTAATTTAACTTTATTATATGCTGGTGTTCCTTGTCATGTTTATAGTGATAAAGATCTTAAATCTAATGAATTTTCAACCGCTTTAGTATCAAACAAAGTAACTATTTTAGGTAATAAAGAAATTCAACTTGATAATAATTTAGTTGTTAAAAATGGTGATGATATAGTTTCAATTGCACAAGTTATTGGCCTTGAAAATTATTCTGATATTGATAATGCAAAAAAACTTGTTTTTGAATTAGGTTCATTTGATTTAAAAGAAATAAGAAAATCAGCAAAGACTTTGAAATTAGAAACAAATGCATCACAAAGAGGATCAAGAGAAATAAGTGGTGGGCAAATTATTTTAGCTTATAACTATTTATCAACAAAATTTAAATTACATTCACAATTAATTAATAAACCAAAAATTAAAAGCCAAACAATTTTCTTAGATGATAAGCAAATTAATCAATATGCTGGATTTAATATTACAAAAACCGACAAATTTAAAAACACATTAAAGCAATTAGAGATTTTAGGTTTTAAGTTTTATAACAAAATGCATGAAATAACATTTCCATCGTACCGTTATGATCTATTTGGAATGCAAGATTTAATTGAAGAAATATTTAGATTTTATGGATATAACAATTTTAGTGAAAAGAAAACTTCAGCTGATGTATTTTTAATTAACGATAATGAAAAATATCAAGAAATTGCAAACAAATTTGTTGCAAAAAAATATACAAATTGTAGAACTTTTACTTTAACAAATCCTTCTAAAAATATCTTTAATCCATTTAACTTTGAACATACCATAAAAGTTTTAAATTCAAAAAATTTTGAACACACTGAAATTAGAAATTCAATGATTTTTAGTTTGTATGATGTTATGTTGCATAATAAAAAACAAGGAATTGAAAAAACATCATTTTATGAAATTGGAATGATTAATAATGTTACAAATGTGTTGAGCTTATGCTCAAATGAAAAATCATTTGATGAAATTTGCACTGACATTATTTCATTAACTAATAAAAAGTTAGATTTTAAAAAGTCTAATTTAGATATTTTTAATCCTAATTCTGCAGCATTAATTTATTTGAATGAGAAATTGGTGGGTTATGTTGCTAATTTGAATCCATCTTATTTAAAGACAGAGGCAATTTTTGCAGAAATTATGCTTGATGAGCTATCATCAAAAAACATAATTTACAAACCGTATAAAAAAGATCCCTTAAAATCAAGAGATGTTACTTTTAATATCAAGCAAGGTGAAAGTATTGAACATATTATGCAACAAATGTCTTTAGTTAAAGGAATCTATGAAATTAAGGTTAAAGATGTTTATAAAAAAGATGATGGGACAGGAAATGTAACTATTTCTGTTATTTTAGAAGATTGAGCAACTAAAAAATTTGATAGTTTATTTAATAAGTAG
- a CDS encoding NAD(P)H-dependent oxidoreductase, which translates to MKKVFLIMGHPTKDSFSGKLADAYEKALIKKGYEVRRQDVIDLKFNLITTTENYLKPEPDLIKTQNDIKWADEIIFFYPLWWGFIPALLKGYIDRVFIPGFAYAYDENVKHSNYLKGKTMRVFSTCDVDANTVTNMYKNADFIIFNDNMCHFLGMEMKQMMRVDTLYTKNESERKKIIEEIVSKIE; encoded by the coding sequence ATGAAAAAAGTGTTTTTAATTATGGGTCATCCTACAAAAGACTCATTTAGTGGTAAATTAGCTGACGCTTATGAAAAGGCATTGATCAAAAAAGGATATGAAGTTAGAAGACAAGATGTTATTGATTTGAAATTTAATTTAATAACGACAACAGAAAATTATTTGAAACCTGAACCAGATTTAATAAAAACTCAAAATGATATTAAATGAGCAGATGAAATTATATTTTTCTATCCACTTTGATGAGGTTTTATTCCAGCTTTGTTAAAAGGGTATATTGATAGAGTATTTATTCCAGGTTTTGCATATGCATATGATGAAAATGTTAAACATAGCAATTATTTAAAAGGAAAAACAATGCGTGTATTTTCAACATGTGATGTAGACGCAAATACTGTTACAAACATGTATAAAAATGCAGACTTTATAATTTTTAATGACAATATGTGCCATTTTCTAGGTATGGAAATGAAACAAATGATGAGAGTTGACACTTTGTATACCAAAAATGAAAGTGAAAGAAAGAAAATCATAGAAGAAATTGTTTCAAAAATAGAATAA
- a CDS encoding YlbF family regulator, with product MFYRQKSSYIIAIVLTILNIAIALALFVSLKVADPSGQLANSSEASSMFRTFMVMFGTASGFMTSAFTLQTLFYKYKEEGIYYVMQSKPITRFEIYTATIGAGTIALTTQILITSLGYFVGTFFIPALTLTSKFTSWITFFLASLLIGILSMGIGAIGHNFIQSKSYQFLAGWIPTIFVLIFFFLSTPAKTKTNIMLPLSTAKNSYVVRNYKNDQERQNAAKFVASPYRFGQYEFEVENRVSTKTNFVDSIKEANLTLYNRIYWMDVSTYFSSIFFMSNRKDGRTQEYMYTKYFNYTEDDFQKDLKEGKFIFKVIDKTADKPNINYFAMSYNPTVISELTSKKKSNDSFIEDLTNLLSDSNQRNISKRREKGFLELNDNLISKLDEVYKQKNGIFNGVLPLLTVGTLPYLLNAINNDEDVFNVIRDFIADKVEFNQEEYSKEKLMKMTKEEILKLKENPLFTNYVLKYNLTSQTAMIYLINKIIKDKYNSTLENFNANVLKQTLSSLNTLSTLKLIQWNNGSVVKFGLTKYIDPLVSIIVLLIISAALLGLGAIAYVRNNNL from the coding sequence ATGTTTTATCGACAAAAATCATCTTATATTATTGCAATTGTCTTAACTATTTTAAATATTGCAATTGCACTTGCATTATTTGTTTCTTTAAAAGTTGCTGATCCTTCAGGACAATTAGCAAATTCTTCAGAAGCATCTTCTATGTTTCGAACATTTATGGTTATGTTTGGAACCGCATCTGGTTTTATGACCTCTGCATTTACTCTTCAAACTTTGTTTTATAAATACAAAGAAGAAGGAATTTATTATGTAATGCAATCTAAACCAATTACTAGATTTGAAATTTATACTGCAACTATTGGTGCGGGAACTATTGCGTTAACTACACAAATTTTAATTACAAGTTTAGGTTACTTTGTTGGTACATTTTTTATTCCGGCATTAACCTTAACTTCAAAATTTACATCTTGAATAACATTTTTCTTAGCATCTTTGCTAATTGGAATTTTATCAATGGGAATTGGTGCTATTGGACATAATTTTATTCAATCTAAGAGTTATCAATTTTTGGCAGGTTGAATTCCAACAATTTTTGTGTTAATTTTCTTTTTTTTATCAACTCCTGCCAAGACTAAAACAAACATTATGTTGCCCTTATCAACTGCAAAAAATTCATATGTTGTTCGAAATTATAAGAATGATCAAGAAAGGCAAAATGCAGCTAAATTTGTGGCAAGCCCATACCGATTTGGACAATACGAATTTGAAGTTGAAAATAGGGTATCTACAAAAACAAATTTTGTTGACTCTATTAAAGAAGCGAATTTAACACTTTATAACCGAATTTATTGAATGGATGTAAGCACGTATTTTAGTTCGATATTTTTTATGAGCAACCGTAAAGATGGTAGAACTCAAGAATATATGTATACTAAATATTTTAATTACACAGAAGATGATTTTCAAAAAGACTTAAAAGAAGGCAAATTCATTTTTAAAGTAATTGATAAAACTGCAGACAAACCTAATATTAATTATTTTGCAATGTCTTATAATCCAACTGTTATTTCAGAACTTACATCTAAGAAAAAAAGTAATGATTCATTTATTGAAGACTTAACAAATTTATTGTCAGATTCAAATCAACGTAATATTTCAAAAAGAAGAGAAAAAGGCTTTTTGGAATTAAATGATAATTTGATCTCAAAACTAGATGAAGTTTATAAACAAAAAAACGGAATTTTTAATGGCGTTTTGCCTTTATTAACTGTTGGAACATTACCTTATTTATTGAATGCAATTAATAATGATGAAGATGTATTCAATGTAATTAGAGATTTTATTGCTGATAAAGTTGAATTTAACCAAGAAGAATATTCAAAAGAAAAATTAATGAAAATGACAAAAGAAGAAATTTTAAAATTGAAAGAAAATCCCTTGTTTACAAATTATGTTTTAAAATACAATCTAACTTCTCAAACTGCAATGATTTATTTAATTAATAAAATTATTAAAGATAAATACAATTCAACATTAGAAAACTTTAATGCCAATGTTTTAAAACAAACCTTATCTTCATTAAATACTCTATCAACGTTAAAATTGATTCAATGGAATAATGGCTCAGTTGTAAAATTTGGTCTTACAAAATATATTGACCCATTGGTAAGTATTATTGTTTTGTTAATAATTTCTGCTGCATTGCTTGGACTTGGCGCAATTGCATATGTAAGAAATAACAATTTATAG